Genomic segment of Apostichopus japonicus isolate 1M-3 chromosome 8, ASM3797524v1, whole genome shotgun sequence:
TAATGAGTGCAAGAGCCCAGTAATAcgttgtgaaggtcaaaggtcatttgaggtcagcaagTGGAAAGTGTTAAAACCTGAAAAGTGCTGTGGCTggataaatttgttttcaaatcatgGTTGGTTTAAGGCTAGCAGAATTCAATCCCTGAAAACCTTTCTTCTTAGTTAGCGATGTTGTCAGTAACTAGCGTTTGGTTTCAGCATGGCATTTTGTGCCTTTTAATGATATTGTTGTTACAAAACTGAGAATGATTTGTATTCTTAAGAACCTAGTTGGTAATTCCTGAAGGTTTACACCATGTCAGGGTATTATTTCATTGCTCTCACTATCTTGGTACACATTCATGTTCCCACCATACTTAATTGGTATAGGTATAAGATGCTATTTAAGATGTCATTTGTCAACTTGAGTCAGAAATTACTGCACAATATCTTTAAACTGCTCGGAATTCTCAATATTAAAGACCTCAGGGATTTACCTTGACACAGAACACTCCACCTTATTCCATTACAGTTGCCCATATTAGTGCTTGTTATTTCAACAAGCACATTAAGTGGCAACTATTTGCCCAAATATGATTCTGattgaaggtcatttgaagtcaacagaggtcaaagtctgaaaaccttgtaagcttTCAACTCATCCATATCTTTGATAAATGTCTCTTCTGTGTCAGGATTTGTTTGACCTTTTTTCCTCCTAGCAAATGGCAAGCTTAACTGGCATTTGGCCAGTAAATAGCCTAAATTTTGAGGCCTTAATAATGTTCTTCAAAGCTGTTCAGTTCATATATAcaatttgaatgattttttaaagtatgattatgatgatgaattGGTGTAACTGTATGAGAAAAATTGTTAGATTTACTTTCTATGATTTCCATTTAAGTGTCTCGTTCTATTTCCATTTCAGCTAAATTTGAACTCGTGGTCATATTCCATCTTCATTGTCATTGGGTGGGGGAATATGGATTACCAGAGGAACACAGCTCCTGACGAAGGGGTCCACGACTCATGCTACGAGATCTCGGAACATTCGAATAAAATAACAAACGGTTTACACAGCTTATGGCAAAACAGGCAACTCTGTGACGTTGTTTTGAAAGTCCAGGGACACACCATCAATGCTCATCGAGCGGTCCTCTCCAGTGGCAGTCCCTATTTCTTTGCTATGTTCGTAGGAAATCTCTGTGAAACTCAACAGGAAGAGGTGGAACTGAAATCTGTCGAGAAAGATGCGCTCGAGGCTCTGGTCAAGTACATTTACACGGGAAGGATTCATATATCACACCGTAACGTTCAAGCTCTCCTTGCTGCTGCTAATTTAATTCAAATGAAAGATGTGAAACAACTCTGCTGTGACTTTTTGGAGCAACACCTTGACACAACCAATTGCCTTGGGATAACCCATTTCGCTGAGACGCATGCCTGTGATCAGTGGGCCGTCACGGCAAGGAAATTCTGCGCCCAACATTTTGAGGCCCTGAAATATGCCGACGAATTCCTCCAACTGGAAAGCGACAACCTGAAATCTCTGCTTCTACAGGAAGACCTAGCCGTGCCCTGCGAAGAATCTGTTCTGGCAACGCTTCTCGTTTGGGTCGAATTTGATCAAAGACAGAGGGTGGAGCACCTAGAGGAACTTCTACGGTGTATCAAATTACCTCTGATGACATTATCGTCTTTACAGAAACAGTTAGAGTCAAACAAATACCTTCAAAGCAACGGTGCATGCTTAGAACAGTTATGTAAAGCAATTCACTACCATCTGAATCCAGAGGAGAGGATTCAGTGGCGAGTCAGTTCTCCGTATATGTTTGTACCAAGGGAGCCTCCAAAGAGGATGTGTGCTGTCGgtggcaagaatggtctgtttGCAACTTTAAAAAGGTACAGTAGTGTTGTGTCGTCTGCCGGTAGCAGAGCCCATAATGGTTAATTGTGGGTTTTTTTAAGTACGATACTGTTGATCTTAAAGACTGAGATACAGTCATAGCCGGTTCTTCTCCCTGCATTTGAAGTTGGTTTTTCACCTCATTCACAATAAAATAGATAGTAACCTGCAACTGTACTGTCTAAATTGGTAGGTACTGTAGACTGTTTTATAATAAATACTGTCATAACAGTAGATCCTTATACGTGTGGAAACATGTTCTTTTGACAGGTTGTCTCCCTTGTTCCGTCAAACAAATACCTTGCTTAAATTTATATTGTGGCGATCTCTTGCTATCCTGCTTCATTTCCTTATCCCTCTTTCCCCAGTGCCCCATTACCCCCGCCCCCATTCCCCACTGAAGAACAGAAAGGAATTTCTCACCagtttgtttatattgtaattGAAACTCTGTTTGCATCGTTCACCATGTACATCACAAGCCAAAGATCACAGATTGTGGTAAACATTTGAAGATTAAAATCTAAGGAACAGAACTGGGCTGAGGCAAATTAAAGGAATTATTCATGAGTTCAAGGCTGTGGAGTAGGAATGTGACTGTACCTTAGAATTTAATTCTTTTCTAAGAGACTTGTGTTTCCTTGATGTTAATAATAGATAAGTTTCTTTAAAAGAAGGACTATACATGCATAATTATATAGCCTTCTTTTCTTCACGAATAAATTAACGCTCCCCGATATGGTTTGttttcctcttcctcctcctttgttttttttcccttcagttTTGAAATATGTAGTTCAGAGCACACCGAATGGAAAGAGGCGACACCACTGAACTGTCGACGGCAAGAATGTGCGGCAGCGGTCGTCAATAAGTGTCTCTACATCATTGGTGGCATCAAATGCTACACCAGAAATGGCACCACTTTCCGCCGGCACGATAACAGCGTCGAGAAATGGACTTCGAAATCCAAGTCATGGATTTCGGTGGCCAAGATGAGCAAATGCAGAAGTAACCACGGAGTAGCCGTGCTGAATGGAAACATCTATGCAATGGGTGGTTATGACGGACAGTTTTATCTAAAGAGTGTTGAAATGTATTCACCCTCTAAGGACGTGTGGACTCCAGTGGCATCCATGACGAAGAGTAGAAGTATCTTTAGCGCCGCATCCCTGGATGGGAAGATCTTTGCTCTGGGGGGCTACGGACCTAATTACCTTAGCAGGTAATGTCATGAATTGTTCAAAATGGTTAGAAGAAAACAACACCGAATCCAAATATGAGTATAGATGTAACATCCTCCTTGCTCCAGTTTTGATTAATTTCTGGTTTGGAACCTGGGgttgatagatatatatatatatatatatatatatataaatatatatatgtgtgtgtgtgtgtgtgcgtttgtttttctatccgaccgaggacttgaacaaaagaatttcaggtcctcggttgtgatttctaaagaatcaccacgtcctcggaagaattctattgtatggggtattgttaagtttagggtacgtggatttgaacaatggaaaatacaatggggtcctcggtctgagtgaaacacaaacatgtgtgcacatgtgtgtgtgtatattcaAGTGTGTGTTTTACAATGCATACTTTTtctttgtagttttttttttcttttttagtttGCACAATTTTGACACTTTTCAGCCATTTCctacatatttttatatcaatatttttttactttttagatttcttacatttttttgcATATCTTAACATATTTATCATAAATTCCTTACTCATATTTAATACAGAGCAGGAGGAACGTTATGATTTTAATGTGTAATATTTTTATagattggctgaataaataaatgaagtgAATGAATGCATTTGTATGCATGTGACACTTTCTTAGCTTGTTTACACCACATTTCAACAACTGCAGCAtgaaacaacaagaacaacagcAACGCTACTAGTAAGCATTTGATTATGCAACTATGGATATGTTTTTAATGCTACTATGGACACATGTCCTGATAACAAAAATGCATGACATTTGAGTTTATCTCCCCAGATCAGAAATGCTTATCCCACAGACGCATGCTCAAGTAGACGATAAAGTTTGAATTTTCAGGATGACTAGAACGGTTGAATGTCTAACTTTTAAGCAGTTGGTCTTACTATTAATGAATCTTCTCATGAATCTTTTTCCTCAAATTTTCTAttgatcatatatttttttgttttacagtgTGGAGAAATACATCCCAGAGAAAAATTTATGGCAATTGGTTTCTGCTATGACCCACCCAAGAATAAACTTTGGAGCAGCGGTAGTGGACAACTTTATCTACGTTGTAGGAGGCCATGATGGAGCTACTCACCTCAAGAGTGTGGAGAAGTATGACCCTCACCAGGATAAGTGGTACCCAGTGACACCCATGACACAAGCAAGAACAGGTACGTCAGGACCACAGGACCCCTCTTAGGGCTCCCATTATAAAAGCTAGTCGTGTTCATTCGGTatattttgatgattttctCAGTGTTATTCACATGAGGCCCAAAATAGTGCTGTTCATTAGCCAAGGCCGTTGAAATTTCCATCTAATACCATGAAGGAGAATGTTTCCAAGTTTTCTGATTGGCCTTTGTCTGTGATCAGTCGTAAACATAAAAAAGCGTCTGGGTGACGTACGTTTACAGTGGCATGCAGAAAATAACGATTaaatacaatgtttatttggtGAAAATTAAGAAGAATTAAGAAGTGAAGaattaagaagaaaattaaGAAGAAGTTTTGATTGCAATGTTAATTTCATTAATACTTGGTAAAAATGCCCTTTGAAATACTGGAGGAAATACTCAGCAGTGTACCTCATATCGTGCAATGAACTTTGGACATTTGTAACAACGTTGTAAAAATTTCTTGGATGTAAGTCTATAGTTAGGAAATTATTCTGTCTGCCACTTTCAAGCTGTTTTTTTAGTCAACGTTTCTCGTTGAATTCTTATCTCTTCGTAGGTCTCGGCGTAGCGGTCTTGGATGGATGCATCTATGCAGCGGGCGGCCACTCTGGGTCAGTTTATCTCAACGAAGTTGAATGCTACAACCCAGTTTACAACTCGTGGACCCTCGCGACCAGCATGAACAACTGCAGGTGTAACTTTGCATTTACATCTTTGTAACAATTTTACAAgaatttaatatgtttttaaaatttaaacagACAGAGAAGCATGCCTACTGTCTGTTTGTGCTTTATAGAATATGACTTCAGAAATCAGTTTAAGAGATTCTTTAGAGCTCCTACAATGGAACTGTTAACAAGTTATATAACACCTCATTGTTCTTGCCGTGGCAGCAGACAACTGGCAGCTTGGGTGAAAGTTATTGCTTATAGTTGCCACAAGACACAGGGCCAATGGTGTGAGAAAGTTTGTAAACAAAGGGTCTAGGCTTGGAATATCAAAAAGAACTCTACTAGTAGTTGAAACAAGACACTGAGCTATATTACGATGAAGTGCCTTTCTCAACCCACAGAGTGTGGCAAGCGTATAGTGGAAGCAAACGCAATGTTAGCCGAAAGCAAAGATAAGTATTCCCATCGACTGTGGCTCGATTAAGTTAACTTAGTCTTTGTATTCAACTCGAAAACTGATTCCTTGTTATGCAGATAGAtgtttaaaatatcaatacacaAAATCACACCATGACTATAGATTCATATAAATGTGATGATATTCTTTATCCCAGCATTGAATTTGGACATGCCCTTTATGAGCAGATATTTAATATCCTTAATGCACAAAGGGTCATATTTTACTATGCCTTCTGATTAGATTGATTGGAGGTCTCTTTGTCTAAGCTACAACAGTATATGTGCATCAATATTCATCCATATCATAATCCTGTTaaaaatgtacagtagttcacTATTTACCTTGCTTGTCGAAAATTTCATTTATCATAATCCAGAAAATGTGTCGCTATTTGACTCTTGTCTTTGTTTGAGCTTCTTTGAGACTAGTCTTCCCAAGTATCTTGCCATAAttcattcaatatttgtttGATAATACCACAACACTTTTCTTTAATAAACCAGTTTTGCCTTTTGGATGTATGTGTAGGTAATTATTTATATGTTACATAGCATAGTAAAATGCTATGCAATGTGTTCAGATTGTTGCACATATGCAATGGTGTGTAGTAGTTTTTCCACATAGAACCACATAGAAGATATCAGAAGCACTAAATGTAttccatcatatatatatatatctaataaattaataaagatcaacacaccagaaaaattctaTGAAGTTTAAAACTGATAGGAAAATTGTTCCTGCTTTTCTGAAGAAATGTGCTTGTTATTACAAATGTTATCTTCACtgatttaatttcatataagcCACTCCTGATGCGAATTCTAGAAGGGATAAACTCACTGATAGAAATGTATCTGAAATACCCATAAGAGAAAGTGACTATATGCGTAGAGTTAAGAAAATATTTACTTGTTGAAATCTGTTGCCTAAACTTTACTTTTCTTCATTAGGAACTTGAAAGGTGTTGTCACATGACCCTCCtaataattttcacaacaaTGATTTAATCTGGCTctgctaccccctccccttcctgtGCTTCCTTTCTCAGTCTCAAACctttggaggggtggggggggggcatgtcccTGCTGCTATTTGAAAGGAATGGCAAAAATCAAATGTGGAGCACAAACAACTTTTACTTGTTGATGCAGCGCAGGTTGGCGGTGTATTCTTCCAGTCTGTGTTACTTACCATAGAAGCATCTAAGAAAAGAACCTGTATTACATGGGTTGCATACAGCAACTAGTGAACATGTCATAAACTCTAGAAATATTTCTAGTATACAAAGAGAGATTCTGGTGACATACTCTGTGACACAAACAAGGCAGACCAAATTTTGTTCACTGCTATTTGAAACCACTTCTCAATCTTGATCCAAGTTGAGGTAAAATATGATTGTTTGAAGATAATTTTGGTTTAGCtagatgaatattcatcatgtTGTGTCAGGATGTGACTCCCTAACTTTGGCTTCTCTCTAT
This window contains:
- the LOC139970951 gene encoding kelch-like protein 28 is translated as MDYQRNTAPDEGVHDSCYEISEHSNKITNGLHSLWQNRQLCDVVLKVQGHTINAHRAVLSSGSPYFFAMFVGNLCETQQEEVELKSVEKDALEALVKYIYTGRIHISHRNVQALLAAANLIQMKDVKQLCCDFLEQHLDTTNCLGITHFAETHACDQWAVTARKFCAQHFEALKYADEFLQLESDNLKSLLLQEDLAVPCEESVLATLLVWVEFDQRQRVEHLEELLRCIKLPLMTLSSLQKQLESNKYLQSNGACLEQLCKAIHYHLNPEERIQWRVSSPYMFVPREPPKRMCAVGGKNGLFATLKSFEICSSEHTEWKEATPLNCRRQECAAAVVNKCLYIIGGIKCYTRNGTTFRRHDNSVEKWTSKSKSWISVAKMSKCRSNHGVAVLNGNIYAMGGYDGQFYLKSVEMYSPSKDVWTPVASMTKSRSIFSAASLDGKIFALGGYGPNYLSSVEKYIPEKNLWQLVSAMTHPRINFGAAVVDNFIYVVGGHDGATHLKSVEKYDPHQDKWYPVTPMTQARTGLGVAVLDGCIYAAGGHSGSVYLNEVECYNPVYNSWTLATSMNNCRCNFAFTSL